One Branchiostoma floridae strain S238N-H82 chromosome 1, Bfl_VNyyK, whole genome shotgun sequence genomic region harbors:
- the LOC118412270 gene encoding SPARC-related modular calcium-binding protein 1-like isoform X5 codes for MILRFVLVHLAVLTWVLATNTAGAMAGDTEGEGTVQQDMHLLIGDLDEHQECNYDCTLEMKRTVCGTDGRTYNSRCEMQRARCQTGRSIEVQHRGKCKDAGRCHRERSHAQELDRRPMVGIFIPECNEDGSYAEVQCHTSTGYCWCVTRDGKPVPNSSVRYQTPTCSGMGQGTFEEFKEPRQGRDGRQRRPTRGRKGSKEQTVPVSPAGCGTEERGEFNDNLIDYFESEYNRLPTPLPGASALDILPFPTQQAPLNLDSSASKERRVLDWKFSQLDSDNDGELDRKELKLLRRTVKKAVRPRACARTFTKYCDMDKSKKVSKKEWSVCLGVPDKDHTTAPTRDLQPAPQVMDAAAPALSNKQITKRQPTVSNRTAAALVKGCELDRQKALDDQRRSPPGTGLYIPECNPDGSYKSEQCHKDTGYCWCVVRSTGRPIPGTSTQHSMPDCEGAEGMMLKPEVSDPMSVERKPVTPLPPREFKECPGAAKDRFNTVLLDALSTDMVEAAPDTTGRIPEPDPTHSLEERVVRWYFSVLDKNSNGEVNKREIKVLRQYVRNKTRPKKCSRNFIDYCDANQDQILTLDEFLRCTIEKDNTNSTSNPASANSGRRRGPNPFSEYGQWTFSQLAG; via the exons CATCTACTGATCGGAGACCTGGACGAGCACCAGGAATGTAATTACGACTGTACACTGGAGATGAAGAGAACGGTTTGCGGCACTGACGGCAGGACGTACAACTCTCGCTGTGAGATGCAGCGGGCGAGATGTCAAACTGGGAGGAGCATCGAGGTGCAGCACAGGGGGAAGTGCAAAG ACGCGGGGCGGTGCCACCGCGAGCGGTCTCACGCCCAGGAGCTGGACCGGCGGCCCATGGTCGGCATCTTCATCCCGGAGTGTAACGAGGACGGCAGCTACGCCGAGGTGCAGTGCCACACGTCCACCGGCTACTGCTGGTGCGTCACCCGCGACGGGAAGCCCGTGCCCAATTCCTCCGTTCGGTACCAAACGCCTACGTGCTCAGGTATGGGACAAGGCACATTCGAGGAGTTCAAGGAACCGCGGCAAG GTCGAGACGGAAGACAAAGACGCCCAACACGAGGACGGAAAGGATCCAAAG AACAAACCGTTCCTGTGTCTCCCGCAGGATGCGGCACGGAGGAGCGCGGCGAGTTCAACGACAACCTGATCGACTATTTCGAGTCGGAGTATAACCGCCTACCCACTCCGCTCCCCGGGGCCTCGGCGCTGGACATCCTCCCCTTCCCCACACAGCAGGCCCCGCTCAACCTGGACTCCTCCGCGTCCAAGGAGCGCCGCGTTCTGGACTGGAAATTCAGCCAGTTGGACTCCGACAACGACGGTGAACTGGACAGAAAGGAGCTGAAATTACTGCGGAGAACGGTGAAGAAGGCGGTGAGGCCGCGGGCTTGCGCCAGGACCTTTACTAAATATTGCGACATGGACAAGAGTAAAAAGGTGTCCAAGAAAGAGTGGTCAGTGTGTCTCGGAGTCCCAGATA AGGACCACACCACGGCGCCCACACGTGACCTCCAGCCGGCTCCACAAG TGATGGACGCTGCTGCCCCAGCTCTCTCCAACAAACAGATCACCAAGCGACAACCTACAGTCAGCAACAGAACCGCTGCCGCTTTAG TGAAAGGCTGTGAGCTGGACCGCCAGAAGGCTCTGGACGACCAGAGACGGAGTCCTCCGGGCACGGGCCTGTACATCCCGGAGTGTAACCCTGACGGTAGCTACAAGTCTGAGCAGTGCCACAAGGACACTGGGTACTGCTGGTGCGTGGTTCGGTCCACAGGCCGACCCATCCCGGGAACATCCACCCAGCACAGCATGCCGGACTGCGAGGGGGCCGAGGGGATGATGCTGAAACCAGAAGTGTCCGACCCAATGTCCGTAGAGAGGAAACCTGTGACGCCCTTACCACCGAGGGAGTTTAAAG AGTGTCCAGGCGCCGCCAAAGACAGGTTCAACACGGTTCTGCTGGACGCACTCAGTACGGACATGGTGGAGGCCGCCCCCGACACCACGGGAAG GATCCCTGAGCCAGACCCGACCCACTCTCTCGAAGAGAGAGTTGTCCGGTGGTACTTCTCCGTGCTGGACAAGAACAGCAACGGCGAGGTGAACAAACGGGAGATCAAAGTGCTGAGGCAGTACGTGCGCAACAAGACCAGACCCAAGAAGTGCAGTCGGAACTTCATAGACTACTGCGATGCAAACCAAGATCAAATACTCACTTTGGATGAATTTCTGAGGTGTACAATAGAAAAAG ATAACACAAATTCAACAAGTAATCCAGCGTCAGCCAATTCCGGTCGGCGAAGAGGGCCGAACCCTTTTAGTGAGTATGGCCAGTGGACATTTTCGCAG TTGGCAGGTTGA
- the LOC118412270 gene encoding SPARC-related modular calcium-binding protein 1-like isoform X7 produces the protein MILRFVLVHLAVLTWVLATNTAGAMAGDTEGEGTVQQDMHLLIGDLDEHQECNYDCTLEMKRTVCGTDGRTYNSRCEMQRARCQTGRSIEVQHRGKCKDAGRCHRERSHAQELDRRPMVGIFIPECNEDGSYAEVQCHTSTGYCWCVTRDGKPVPNSSVRYQTPTCSGRDGRQRRPTRGRKGSKGCGTEERGEFNDNLIDYFESEYNRLPTPLPGASALDILPFPTQQAPLNLDSSASKERRVLDWKFSQLDSDNDGELDRKELKLLRRTVKKAVRPRACARTFTKYCDMDKSKKVSKKEWSVCLGVPDIPFHLFLTLNAEDHTTAPTRDLQPAPQVMDAAAPALSNKQITKRQPTVSNRTAAALVKGCELDRQKALDDQRRSPPGTGLYIPECNPDGSYKSEQCHKDTGYCWCVVRSTGRPIPGTSTQHSMPDCEGAEGMMLKPEVSDPMSVERKPVTPLPPREFKECPGAAKDRFNTVLLDALSTDMVEAAPDTTGRIPEPDPTHSLEERVVRWYFSVLDKNSNGEVNKREIKVLRQYVRNKTRPKKCSRNFIDYCDANQDQILTLDEFLRCTIEKDNTNSTSNPASANSGRRRGPNPFSEYGQWTFSQLAG, from the exons CATCTACTGATCGGAGACCTGGACGAGCACCAGGAATGTAATTACGACTGTACACTGGAGATGAAGAGAACGGTTTGCGGCACTGACGGCAGGACGTACAACTCTCGCTGTGAGATGCAGCGGGCGAGATGTCAAACTGGGAGGAGCATCGAGGTGCAGCACAGGGGGAAGTGCAAAG ACGCGGGGCGGTGCCACCGCGAGCGGTCTCACGCCCAGGAGCTGGACCGGCGGCCCATGGTCGGCATCTTCATCCCGGAGTGTAACGAGGACGGCAGCTACGCCGAGGTGCAGTGCCACACGTCCACCGGCTACTGCTGGTGCGTCACCCGCGACGGGAAGCCCGTGCCCAATTCCTCCGTTCGGTACCAAACGCCTACGTGCTCAG GTCGAGACGGAAGACAAAGACGCCCAACACGAGGACGGAAAGGATCCAAAG GATGCGGCACGGAGGAGCGCGGCGAGTTCAACGACAACCTGATCGACTATTTCGAGTCGGAGTATAACCGCCTACCCACTCCGCTCCCCGGGGCCTCGGCGCTGGACATCCTCCCCTTCCCCACACAGCAGGCCCCGCTCAACCTGGACTCCTCCGCGTCCAAGGAGCGCCGCGTTCTGGACTGGAAATTCAGCCAGTTGGACTCCGACAACGACGGTGAACTGGACAGAAAGGAGCTGAAATTACTGCGGAGAACGGTGAAGAAGGCGGTGAGGCCGCGGGCTTGCGCCAGGACCTTTACTAAATATTGCGACATGGACAAGAGTAAAAAGGTGTCCAAGAAAGAGTGGTCAGTGTGTCTCGGAGTCCCAGATA TCCCCTTCCATTTGTTCCTGACGCTGAACGCAGAGGACCACACCACGGCGCCCACACGTGACCTCCAGCCGGCTCCACAAG TGATGGACGCTGCTGCCCCAGCTCTCTCCAACAAACAGATCACCAAGCGACAACCTACAGTCAGCAACAGAACCGCTGCCGCTTTAG TGAAAGGCTGTGAGCTGGACCGCCAGAAGGCTCTGGACGACCAGAGACGGAGTCCTCCGGGCACGGGCCTGTACATCCCGGAGTGTAACCCTGACGGTAGCTACAAGTCTGAGCAGTGCCACAAGGACACTGGGTACTGCTGGTGCGTGGTTCGGTCCACAGGCCGACCCATCCCGGGAACATCCACCCAGCACAGCATGCCGGACTGCGAGGGGGCCGAGGGGATGATGCTGAAACCAGAAGTGTCCGACCCAATGTCCGTAGAGAGGAAACCTGTGACGCCCTTACCACCGAGGGAGTTTAAAG AGTGTCCAGGCGCCGCCAAAGACAGGTTCAACACGGTTCTGCTGGACGCACTCAGTACGGACATGGTGGAGGCCGCCCCCGACACCACGGGAAG GATCCCTGAGCCAGACCCGACCCACTCTCTCGAAGAGAGAGTTGTCCGGTGGTACTTCTCCGTGCTGGACAAGAACAGCAACGGCGAGGTGAACAAACGGGAGATCAAAGTGCTGAGGCAGTACGTGCGCAACAAGACCAGACCCAAGAAGTGCAGTCGGAACTTCATAGACTACTGCGATGCAAACCAAGATCAAATACTCACTTTGGATGAATTTCTGAGGTGTACAATAGAAAAAG ATAACACAAATTCAACAAGTAATCCAGCGTCAGCCAATTCCGGTCGGCGAAGAGGGCCGAACCCTTTTAGTGAGTATGGCCAGTGGACATTTTCGCAG TTGGCAGGTTGA